The DNA segment TAGCAGTTGAAAGTCCATTTTTGAACGCACACGCGTAATCTGTACAAATAAAAACGAAAAGGCCTGCCTAATTTCAGAGGCCTGCCTAATCAATCAATGTGGTGACAGGTGCGTCAGCCAGTCGCCACTCGCGCTGTTGTTGGGGGAATGAATGGTGCGCGGGTGGGGGACTGCGTGACTTTTTTATATGATTGTTTGTAAACGATAAACTTGTAGTCTTGAGTCAGCACTCGCGTCACGTCGCTTATTTGTCCGTGCTTGATTTGTTCGCGCTGTAGGTAATTATGCCACTATGCAGCGTCACCATCGACATCGCGTTTCCCGTTTTCCGCGTGCAGAGCTGCGTCGAATTTTTGGCATTCTTCCATGCTCCGTCACATGTGCACTTGCGTCGTCCTTCGTTATATGCCGTGCTGGTCAGTGGTGCCCGCGCAGCTGGTTGGCCGCGGGCGCGTCTCATCTACCGAAGACAGAATGTCGAAGTGCAAGTCATTGACGCTGCAGGAGACGGTGTGCCTCAATGAGGATGCAGAAAAGTCCACATGCACGAAGACGTGCATGCGGACACTCAGCTCATCTTCCCGACCTAGCGCTGGGTTTTCGTTCGGACATCATCGGTCTTCAAATATTTCGTCGCGGTGTATGCGCGATATAATGCGGCCGCTAGCCATTTCCCCGCCGAAAAATGACGTCATACGCTGTTTAACTTTGTTCCGGGGATGTCAGCTCTATGACTTGACTGAATTTTCAGTATGCTATACATCTTTAAGGATGACAGTATACATTGGAAGATATAAGATTCACGGGAAAACTCAGCCAGCAAGGCTTTCCTGGACACCTCACCGTCCAGTCGAAGTGAACTGTATTATTATTTTAAGTATAATTTCATTTACAGCATATATGGATCGTTAGCCCGTATGGATAGCTATCAGCCCAATGCGACAAGTCTGCATACAAGAGAAAGTGCTGGAGGAAAATGAAGACGGAGTGATCAGCATTAGGAGAACAGCAGAAAGCCTCGGCCTACAGGCAATGTCTCAGTAAGGAGACTATATATATTCTCCGTCAGTGTAACAGATCAGTCGTCACGCTTTGTCGTTTCCTAACGAACACAAGTTCTTTCGCTGGATATGTGTCACTGTTAGTGGGAAGACAAACCTCCACTAGAAACTGGCGTTTATTAATGAggcaagaagaaataaagaaaagaatttGTGAGCGTGAAACAAACGTGACGAATTTCCTCGTTGGGTTGGCatataaatgcttacgcattaaaaaattTTGACCTTATATTGTTATAGCATTCGGCTTCCATGCTGGACGACAGATTCGATTCCCCCATCGGTCACGCATTTTATCTTTCATTGAAGTGACCAGAAACACGGCAAGCAAGCAAGCGTCTCTACGGTGGGAAGGCTCTCTGTATCTGAGAGCCATGAGATTCTAAACACGCGACACAGCGTAGAGGCAGAGGAAGAAGAAGCTGTTGCCGCAGTGGCTGCGGTTCTCGTTCGTacgcagagagaaagagagagagaatggatcTTTCCGTTCTGACACGCGCTGTGTGCCTTCTGGTTCTCACCGTTCTTGGAACCCTGTGCGATGAACAGAAGAGCCAGGAGACCGAGGTGCACATCTCGGCGCAGGAGGACGTCGTGTACGTGGGCGATGACGTGACTTTCGTGTGCACCGTGCGCGCCAGCGACGCCTCCAAGTCGGCCGTCAGCTGGTTTATGTACGAGCAGGACGTCACCGGGGAGCCGTTCGCCGTCGTTCAGACGTCGCAGGGCGAGTACTACTACACCAGCAGGCTGACCATCAAGAAGGCTCAGTTCAACTACACGAGCATGGTGCGCTGCAAGGTTTGTTTCCCGCCCTCTCTTTCTCAACGTGGCGAATGACAGTTCTGAAGAAGGAAATGGATCGAACGTGTTCGTTCCTTCGTTGCTATCGTCCGCTCACAACAGTCATCATCTCTGTCTTCAGAGGCGCTGAGAGCTGCGGTGTGAGCTTATTGGTACGCCATTACGAAAGGTTTCAGTATAGTGCAACTAGCACATGAACACACACTCCACTTCTAGGCTTCTTGTCCTCTATATTCCATATAgttcgtcaccaccaccaccaccaccaccatcacctcctcctcctccccctcctcctcctgctcctcctcctcctattttAATGAGGAGACGGCTGCGTTGCGCAATGAACTTATGTTgcaataaattgattgattgattgattgattgattgattgattgattgattgattgattgattgattgattgattgattgattgattgattgattgattgattgcaggTGCGACTCGACGAGGACCGAGTCTTCCACCTGAGCACGCCCATGACGATCACGCAGCGGCTGGAAAGCGGCAAGAAGCTCGTCGGCGAGCCGTGCGTCGCGACCAGCGAGTGCGAGCTCGAGCACAGCGCGTGTCGGGCACCCGCGGCCGGGGGCGGCGCGCGCGTCTGCCAGTGCGACGACGCGCACCCGGTCTACTCGAGCCTGGAGATGCGCTGCCTCGAGCTGGCCAAGCTGGAGCAGTCGTGCGTGGACAGCGCCCAGTGCGCGGGCGCCGACAACGGGTCGCAGTGCGAGGAGCACGTGTGCCGCTGCCGCGCGGGCTTCAGCGCCGAGTCCGACCGCTGCGTGGCCAGGACGGACGCGGCCACGTGCCAGTCGACGAGCGCCTGCCTGGACGGCAACGCCGAGTGCGTCGACGGGCGCTGCGTCTGCAAGGCGGGCCACGTGCTCAACCCGGGCAGCCACCGGTGCGAGGAGAGCGGCGAGCAGGAGTTCCAGCTCGCCATCATCGGCGTGTCGGCCGTCGCCGTCCTGCTCGTGCTCAGTGGCGTCACGGCCGCCTGCTACGTGCTCAACAAGCGCAAGGAggccgccgccgccacccgaTACTGACGCTGGCGTTGCTCGCCCCCCTCACAGACACTTCTCCGCTTCGCAGTTCTCGTTCAGCGTACAACCCTATGTGTAGAGCAGCCGCGAGCTTTTATGCTTCGTTGTTGTTTCATGAAATTATAGCCGTAATAGTGTTTTACGCTATCCCTTCTGTCGCAGTTTGTAACTTTCAATGCATTAATTCTTGAAATGATGGCGCCCAAGAAGCATGGGCAATACGCGTCTCCCCGGTACTTCGACGACCTTAGTGCGCTGCTGTTATTTTGGAATTGCgccttaaaaaattaaattatggggttttacgtgccaaaaccactttctgattatgaggcacgccgtagtggaggactccggaaatttcgaccacctggggttcttcaacgtgcacctaaatctaagtaaacgggtgttttcgcatttcgcccccatcgatatgcggccgccggggccaggATTAGCGAACTCGTGCTTGGTAGCCGAACatcgtagccactgagcaaccacggcggctaacTGCGCCTTCGAAGCGGTTGCTAATCAAGGCAGCTTTATACACTCGGTCCCCTTTTTATTTTGCCAAAGTGTCTGTTTTCGTAGTTAACCGGCCCTAATGATTTACACTTAATGCGCGGGTCAAAACGTCactcgaatcccggccgcggctgccacACTCCGTTGggtgcggaatgcaaaaacgctcgtgtactgtgcattgagTGCACTTCAATAAACCTCAGACGGTGAAAACTAATCCAAAGTCCTCCACTACACCTGCCTCGCAATCAGAACGTGGTTGAGCCAcgtaaaactgcagaattctTTAAACTGCCAGTCGCAGTGATCACGCTCCCAAAGGTTCTGGGAGTGAAAGGTATGTGCTACCGAGATGATCTTGCACAGTGAGGAAGCGCACGTAGTCGCTCTCCATTATCGTCCAATATAGCGTAGACTTCAAATCCCGAGTGGCACTTAAAAGCCCGTCAATCAATATTTTCAGCGGTAAAACTTTATTCAGTACTTAGCTGTAGTGCACATTATAGAAAGCGATTGAAACTGACgcctgcctcgtaatcagaacgtggttgagccacgtaaaactgcagaattctTTAAACTGCCAGTAGCAGTGATCACGCTCCCAAAGGTTCTGGGCGTGAATAGGATGTGCTACCGAGATGATCTTGCACATTGAGGAAGCGCACGTAGTCGCTCTCTATTGTCGTCCAGTATAGCGTAGACTTCAAATCCCGAGTGGCACTTAAAACCCCGCCAATCAATATTTTCAGCGGTAAAACTTTATTAAGTACTTAGCTGTAGTGCACATTATAGAAAGCGAATGAAACTGTCGCTTTGCTTATCGGCGTTTATTAGTGCCAAAACAATAATATTAACCAGCTCAAACGAGATTGCTGAATTAAGTGCTATATAACAAATAGAAATATTTAACAGGTAGACGACGGCGAGGAGCATGCGCGAGAATTGCTGCCACAGAAGTGAAGGCGAAACAAGCAAACAACGAAAAATGCTGTGGCCACGCCAACGCAGACACCTCGAAGCGTTGCCGAAGAAAGCTACGAAAGCGCGATGTCACACGAAGAGGGCGCATGCAAGCTGCCTTGACATGCAGGCAAGCACATCCAAATATATCGTTTGAATTTAAAGCTATATGATAACTCTACAAAGAATGGCCCCATAAATGGCAACGACGTGCACAGGAAAGGCACTGAGCAAGTGGAATTATGATAACTATATGCGACGAAAAACTCTATAGCCTCACAGAGAGGGCAAAGCCCTCAAGCCCTTTCAGCCATGACGTCACGCATCGCACGTAAGCCGGCAGCTTACAAACCAAAATTTCAAAGGCGGGTGACTTTCAGGACGATCACGTTTTCCGAAAGCATCGTTTACAGTGGGAGCGTCGCCCTACCCATTTGTGTCACAGAGAGCGCACGATCTATACTCTTAACTAGGACTCGATGGATGAAAGGGACATAGAGGAGATGAACGATATAGAACTGGCGTTTTCTGTACGGTGCAAAGCTACAAATGTTCGGAAGCACACATGCCTGCAGAGGCGGAAAATAGCTACGTAAAGAAGATCTATAATGTACGAGTTTGCCAGCTTGAAATTTAGGTATGCGTCATTTTCTGGCAGCGTTGCTTCTTAGCCAGGTACTTCTTATGTTTCAGGCAAAAAATGTTCTGTGTTAATTAAGAAGCGCGTTCACCAATGTTACCTTACATTTTTCGTATCCTAACAGTTCAAACAGTTCCCGTGTGTGGAGCACGGAAGAGTGTCAACAACAGAACACAGATGTTCGTAAGGTGCAATCTCGCATAGCAACCAGGGGTGCTACAAAAATAATTctagggttttacttgccaaaacaatgatctgattatgtgacacgccgtagcggggaaccccagattaattttgatcgcCCGCGGTTCtctaacgtacacctaaatctatgcCGTCACCGTCGTCGCAACGGCGGCAGCGGCAGtcttttacgtccactgcaggtttcatcaccccatctagtTTCCTGGCGTTCTCGACTGTACTCCCCTTCCCTTAGTACTGATACAATCTCGAGCGGGTGAGGTGTGTCTTTCACCAGAAGAATCAGGAAACAACGACGAAGGCGGGCATCGTGATGGTGAAAAAGAAgtagaaaagaatgtattcacttcatAGGTACATGGTTGTGATTCTATCCGAGTCTCGACCTGTTCCACCTAACACGGCGGCCAGAACGGCCTTATATCgcggtcttgtggtcgtcgaTGTCTTCATGGAAATCTTGGGGAACCTGTGGAAGTGTCAGTGCCTTTGTCAGGTTGAGATGTCGACGAGCTCTTcccctttgtgtctgctcagAGCGCAGAGGGGGGACGCTTTTTCGGGGAAGAGAGCAATTACTCCGGCATGGGAACGCCCACTTGAATCTTTCCCACACTGGCGAGGTCAAAGTTTAAGCTGACCTTAACAGCCTTTTCTGAGACTAGGCAAATCATATCGATATGGGAAAGCCCGCTTGCATACTTCCCACACTGGCGAGGTCGAAGTCCAGGCTGATCcgaacagccttttctgggacaaGGCACATCACCTCTACATGGGAACGCCCGCTTGAATCTTTCCCACACTGGTGAGGTCGAAGTCCAGGCCGACcctaacagccttttctgggacgaggcacaTCATCTCGAGATGGGAACGCCCCCTTCAATCTTTCCCACACTGGCGAGGTCAAAGTCTAGGCTGATCCTAATAGGCTTTACTGAGACGAGGAATATCATCTCGAGATGGGAACGCCCGCTTCAATCTTTCCCACACTGGCGAGGTCAAAGTCCAGGCTGACCTTAATAGGCTTTACTGGGACGAGGCTTATTATCTCGAGATGGGAACGCTTGCTTCAATCTTTCTCACACTGGCGAGGTCAAAGTCCAGGCTGATCCTAATAGCGTTTACTGGGACAAGGCACATCATCTCGAGATGGGAACGCCCGCTTCAATCTTTCCCACACTGGCGAGGTCGAAGTCCAGGCTGATTCTAATAGCCTTTAGTGGGACGAGGCATATCATCTCGAGATGGGAACGCCCGCTTCAATCTTTCCCACACTGGCGAGGTCAAAGTCAAGTCCAGGCTGATCCTAATAGCCTTTACTGGGACGACGCATATCATCTCGGGATGGGAACGCCCGCTTTAATCTTTCCCACACTGGCGAGGTCAAAGTCCAGGCTGACCTTAATAGGCTTTACTGGGACGAGGCTTACTATCTCGAGATGGGAACGCTTGCTTCAATCTCTCTCACACTGGCGAGGTCAAAGTCCAGGCTGGTCCTAATAGCCTTTATTGGGACGACGCATATCATCTCGAGATGGGAACGCCCGCCTGaatgtttctcacacttgacaggttgATCATAACAGTACCCATTCTGTATctgtaatggtccaccggttatctaccctacgcattgcTGGCCTGCCCAGATCCCATTTTTCCCTTTTAATAACAACTAGAACATCGGATACCCCTGTGTGTTCTCCGATCCACAACGttgccttcctgtctcttaagagtaagctttagctcgggcccaactccgacgcggcccattcaaataaatacatgtaaaacgcaaaaacgtttttctgaaaagacccctggacctattttaatgaaatatgttacacttgagagagaaagttaaattctaatgcctgttggaagcgtaatttcgatttagggcctgaattttgttaaaaagattttcaaatattcgaccgtttgaaaaatatagaagcacgaagtttacaaattcatagctctccatcaggaagagatatcgcggttctgtaaacggaatccatttgatcattcaaagcggacaaagtggatatgccattttacatcttacgtggatttgttacgttggttacaagggttctgcaaaagctgtattttcatattactaattATTTTTATAttgatgtgtaacatatcaattttgtccgctttagatgtactattagatgccattcacagaattgtattgtcttttttgttattgagttacagagttgtaaacttgatagttctttttttaattttcgatCTTTTCCgatttttaattaaaaaaaatgaccaCCTAATTCAAAGATTTgaaaccaatagtcactagattttaagttttcttttaaatgcaacaaccctagtcaaatttgatgcagtggttgccgagaaaaacgaattctccttttacatttatttagataggagcactcgagctaaagcttcctcttaaagggacactaaagcgaaacaataaatcagtttagactaatgaagcattgtttgagaaccctgcaggcagtcatttaaaaaaaatagtttgattattagatgagaaaatgaaggtccaagtatcagtatttgaatttcgcgccgaaaccccagcgccggtacgtcagcgtgacgtcagagattccaaagtatgtttttgcatttgggccgcgttggctgaataaaggttcccgaaacttgccctgtttaatatttggttcctttagaacacaatgcagtcaatctgtaccgctatgtataattagtaggccctagaagatgccatcaaaatccaagacgtcacagcccccaggtgcgggaacttaagtaggcgtcgccacccgtatttctttcttgcgctttttctggcttaccaaacgtcttatcgttgtaagagtggtgtttttagtgttttagaacggtaatttactgatgcagaagaaatcatttttcactttagtgtccctttaacgttatAAAatatttcgttccatcgctctttgtgagGTCGTAATAATAAAAACTgagagcgctaaaaacacaaagGTTGTAGAAAAAAACACCATACGCGCTCTCACAACTGATGTTTAATGAACGTATGAAAAATACAAATACAGAAAATGGACGCATCGCGAATGTCAAGGCTAGGTACAAAAAACAGCATGCATCTAAGGCACGTGTGAACATTGattaataaaattgaattttttcATCGTGTAGTAAAAAGGATGGTTGCCTTACACACACAGCGGCGTTCTTGGTGATATGATAGGCATCGTATTTTTGATATAATAGGCTTTGTGCTTCTATAActctaagtttttattttaatgcattaccaactaggccacctatccatccttttgtgggctccttaacttgttgtcgagcttctttgttaacctccaagtttatgccccatatgtcatcagcTGAATGCAATGATTTTACACTTTTCGATAGCGGTAAGCTTCCGGTCACGTTTAGGTAATGCCTCTCGTATGCTCTTCAACgcagttttattcttctgtaaattt comes from the Dermacentor variabilis isolate Ectoservices chromosome 2, ASM5094787v1, whole genome shotgun sequence genome and includes:
- the LOC142570982 gene encoding uncharacterized protein LOC142570982 — protein: MDLSVLTRAVCLLVLTVLGTLCDEQKSQETEVHISAQEDVVYVGDDVTFVCTVRASDASKSAVSWFMYEQDVTGEPFAVVQTSQGEYYYTSRLTIKKAQFNYTSMVRCKVRLDEDRVFHLSTPMTITQRLESGKKLVGEPCVATSECELEHSACRAPAAGGGARVCQCDDAHPVYSSLEMRCLELAKLEQSCVDSAQCAGADNGSQCEEHVCRCRAGFSAESDRCVARTDAATCQSTSACLDGNAECVDGRCVCKAGHVLNPGSHRCEESGEQEFQLAIIGVSAVAVLLVLSGVTAACYVLNKRKEAAAATRY